A segment of the Clostridiales bacterium genome:
GCCAAAGAGATGACGCCCATAATGCTTTTGGCGTTGATTTTTTTGAACTTTTGCTCAAATGTAATTTCGCTTTCGTAACGCATCGCTCTTTGGACCAAATACGCAGCGTCTTTGTTTTGGATGCCCCCCTTTTTTAGCACGGTGACTTCTTTACTTGGCATCATCGCCCTCCATTATTTTGTTAGATATTTCTATAATCTTTGACATCCTGTGGTTGATTCCGCTTTTGGATAATTTCAGTTCGTCGGCAATCTCTTGCAAGGTCGCAGAAGGGTTTTGCTTTCGGGCCAGCGCCGCTTCTTTTAGTTTTTGGGGCAAAAAGTCCAACCCTTTGCTCTTTTCTATAATTTCTATGGCCTTTGCCTGCTTTAGCGCCGTATCCACCGCTTTGTCAATATTGGCGCTTATGCAATTAGCCGTTCTGTTGGCGGCGTTCCGAACCGAACGGTTGGCAAGCTCGTTATATATATGCAAAACCGTCGCGTCCGCGCCGATGCCCGCCAAAAGATCGCATATATATTGGTTACTACTTAAGTATAATATATATTTTGTTTTTCGCAAGGTGTTTTTTGCTATAATATCAACCTGCCGCAACAAATTTTGAAAATCTTTGGCAAATTCTTTATTGGAAAAAACAAATTCCAGCCTAAAACTTTTGCCTTCCGTTATATACCCGCCGCCCAAAAAAGCGCCCCTTATATAAGCGTAACGGCTGGGCGCGTCCATTACAAGATGCTTGTCAATGCCCGTTATGATTGACAAACCGCCTTGGTCGTTGCGCTCTAGGATTGCGCAGTCTTTTAGCACCATATGCGCCACATTTTCGGGTATTATGGCTTTGTGCATATGCTTGCCTATCATAATATCGTCGGCGGTCTTTATATCCGTTCCGTATAAGGTCTTTAAGATTTTATGGATTCTGCTGCTTAAGTTTTTGGTTTCGTTGACAATCTCGGCGCCCAAAACGCCTTGGGATATCACTATGCTGCCCGCGGTATGAATAATCGCCGATAATTCCGCCAAAGCATAGCCCTCGTCCAGTGGTTTTTTGATTATCTCGTTTTTTGCTCTTTGGGATAATGTCATTTACGGACTATTCCATCAAAAGATTTCTATGAAAAATCTCCACATTATAGCCGTTTTCGCCCAGCATTTGCTTTAGCTTCTCAGCCAAAGCCACCGACCGATGCTTGCCGCCCGTGCAGCCTATGCCTACGGTCAAAAGCTGCTTGACCTCTTTATGATAATCTTTTAAGACAAATAGCAACAGCTCAAGCATGCGCCTGCAATATTCCTCGGCGCGCCCGTCGCGGAAAACAAACTCTTGGACTTGAGGGTCTTTGCCGGTAAGGTCTTTTAGTTCTTTTATATAATGGGGGTTTTCCAAAAATCTCACATCAAAAACAATGTCGCAATCTTTAGGTATGCCTCTTTTGTAACCGAAGGTCACTATGGCCACGCCCTGATGGGTTTGGATAGTCTCAAAAGCGTTATATACTTTTTGCTTTAGGCCCTTTAAATCCAAAGAAGTGGTGTCTATAATAATATTGGCCGAGTTTTTCAAGTCTTTTAACAGCTTGCGCTCTTTTTCTATGGCCTGATATATAGGAAGCCCCTTGGCCAAGGGATGCGTTCTTTTGGTCTCGTTGAAGCGGTTTATCAAAACATCGTCCTCGGCGTCCAAAAACAACAGCTGATAATTAAAGCCTAGGATTTTGAGTTTGTCAAGCGCGGTATAAATCTCTGAAAAAAACTCGCCCACCCGCGCGTCCGCGCTTATCGCGATGCGGAAGCTGTCGTTGGTTTTTTCTCTGCTGATTGCCATCGCTTGCACGGCGTCTGGGATAAGCTGAGGCAAAATATTATCCATACAATAAAAACCCAGGTCTTCCAACGCGTTAAGACAAGTTGATTTGCCCGCTCCGCTCATTCCGCTTACAATAATAAGATCCATTAATCAAACCCCTTTAACTTACGGCTCCTAAACGTAGGAATTTTGCCCAGGTTGACAATTTGGTCGGGATTTAGGTTTAGCTTTTTTATCCATTGTTTTTGAACGGTAAAGTCGCCCACTTTTTCGGGGCTGTGCGCGTCGGAATTGACTATAAACCCGACTCCGGTCTCGGCCGCCGCCAGCACTTCTTCTTCGGTCATGCTTATTCTTTTGCCGTTTAGCTCAATATATACGCCCAGTCTTTTGCATTCTTTGGCAAGTTCCACCACATCCATTTCTATGCCGTATTTGGGATGCGCTATTATGTCAATAGGATAGCGGTTGATAGCTTTTAGGTATGCTTCGGTGTTTCGTCCCTTTCTTAAATCGGATTTTTTATGCCGCGGCAATTTATTGGGCAAATAAAAAGAAAAAAAAGCTCTTAAGGACGAAGGATAGATAAGTTTGTGGTAGCCGCAGAGTATTATATCAAGCTTGTCTATATCTTGAGGCCTTAAGTCAATATGGCCTTCGTTGGATTGCAGATTGGTTTCCAGCCCCAAAAAAATGTCTATGTCGTATTTGTCTTTTATCCTATCAATGTCTTGCCGCATATATTTGAAGTCAAATCTTCTAACATTAAAAACAACATGCCTAAAACCATGGTCCGTAATCGCTATTTGTTTTAAGCCTTTCTTTACCGCCTCAATGACATTGTGTTCTATCATGCCAAGCCCATGGCTATAAATAGTGTGCGTGTGGTAATCGCCCAAAAACTTCATCAAAATTCTCCGAGCAGCCTAATTTCCAGCTCAGGCGTTTGCCCTGTTTTTTCATAAATTACATCTTGCATATATTCTAACAGCATCAAAACATCTTGGCAAGTGGCGTTGCCTTTATTTATGATAAAATTTGCATGGACGGGCGAGATCATCGCCCCGCCTATTGTATAGCCTTTTAGGCCCGCTTTGTCCAAAATTTCGCCCGGCGCGATATTGTCTTTCATCTTCTTAAAAGCGCTGCCCAATGTTTTGCCCGAAGGTTGCGACTGCCGGCGCTTGGCTTTATACTCCGCCGCCAATTGCTCAAGTTTTTCTTTCTTGTCCGGCACAAGCCCCAGCTTTGCCGCCGATATTATGTATTGGGGGTTATCCATAAAAATGCTTTTTCTATAACCAAACTCGCATCGCTCGTTGGGCCAAGTCACGAAGCTGGACCCGTTAAAAAATTCCACGCTCAGCGCGCAATCCGCCATTGACCCCCCATACGCGCCCGCGTTCATTACCAATGCCCCGCCCAAAGACGCCGGAATGCCTACCGCCCATTCAAGGCCCCTTAAGCCTCTTGAGATTGTCAGGTTGGCAAGCCTGATAAGGCTCGCGCCCGCTTCCACATGGGCAAATCTACCGTCAATGACGATTGAATCCATGCCCACAAGCTGCAACACCACCCCCCTTATGCCTTTGTCGCTTATCAAACACTTGCTGCCCCGGCCTATGACTGTTATGGGCAAGTTATGTTTTTGCGCCCATTCTATTGCGGCGTATAACTGCAATTTGTCGCCGATTTTTATAAAATAATCGGCGTCGCCGCCAATGCCCATGGTAGTGTATTTTGCCAAATTCTCGTTTTGCAAAATTTCAATATTATCAAATCTAATCATAACAACACCCTAAAAAAATTATAACCCAAGCTCGGCTTTTATTTCGTTTAGGCTTTGGGTATCTCCGTTTAGCGCTTTTTTGCACAAATCGTGGTAACAATCCATCGTCTCCTGGCCCGCAAAAGCATTAGGCGCGGTAAGCGCTTGATTGATTGCGTTTTGCATTTTCTTTAGCATATCGTTGGTATGGTAATTATTGCCGTCCACAGAAAACATCCCAATCCCGCAAAGCGCGCTTTGGGCGTTATGACTTGTTAAGTATTCAATAATTAATCGCGCTCTTTGCTGGCTTTGGCCGTCTTTTGCCGTTATGCTCAAGTATTGGACAAGGTCGGTATAGCCTTTTAGATATAGTATCTCGCATTCAAACATATTATTTTGATTGATGCGGTTAATAACCCTGTTTAAATCCCTTTGCGTGCCCAATAACATCAAAGCGTTTTTGGAAATAAACGCATTGTAAGCGTCAAACTGGCTTTGCGCCTCAAAATAAGAGTTTTTCTGAAAAACGCCGATTGTGTTTTTTAACACCGCTGCAAGCGGAAGATTGTTTTCTCTTGCCGCCACTAAAGAATATCTTATGCTTTTGCCCTTGTTATATACATGCCCGTCAATAAATATATTATCTATCAAATTATTATTTGTGTCAATGCCCATTGTATT
Coding sequences within it:
- a CDS encoding HPr family phosphocarrier protein; the protein is MPSKEVTVLKKGGIQNKDAAYLVQRAMRYESEITFEQKFKKINAKSIMGVISLALKEGDKILISANGSDAEEAIKDISAILESE
- the whiA gene encoding DNA-binding protein WhiA, whose translation is MTLSQRAKNEIIKKPLDEGYALAELSAIIHTAGSIVISQGVLGAEIVNETKNLSSRIHKILKTLYGTDIKTADDIMIGKHMHKAIIPENVAHMVLKDCAILERNDQGGLSIITGIDKHLVMDAPSRYAYIRGAFLGGGYITEGKSFRLEFVFSNKEFAKDFQNLLRQVDIIAKNTLRKTKYILYLSSNQYICDLLAGIGADATVLHIYNELANRSVRNAANRTANCISANIDKAVDTALKQAKAIEIIEKSKGLDFLPQKLKEAALARKQNPSATLQEIADELKLSKSGINHRMSKIIEISNKIMEGDDAK
- the rapZ gene encoding RNase adapter RapZ — encoded protein: MDLIIVSGMSGAGKSTCLNALEDLGFYCMDNILPQLIPDAVQAMAISREKTNDSFRIAISADARVGEFFSEIYTALDKLKILGFNYQLLFLDAEDDVLINRFNETKRTHPLAKGLPIYQAIEKERKLLKDLKNSANIIIDTTSLDLKGLKQKVYNAFETIQTHQGVAIVTFGYKRGIPKDCDIVFDVRFLENPHYIKELKDLTGKDPQVQEFVFRDGRAEEYCRRMLELLLFVLKDYHKEVKQLLTVGIGCTGGKHRSVALAEKLKQMLGENGYNVEIFHRNLLME
- a CDS encoding PHP domain-containing protein, with amino-acid sequence MKFLGDYHTHTIYSHGLGMIEHNVIEAVKKGLKQIAITDHGFRHVVFNVRRFDFKYMRQDIDRIKDKYDIDIFLGLETNLQSNEGHIDLRPQDIDKLDIILCGYHKLIYPSSLRAFFSFYLPNKLPRHKKSDLRKGRNTEAYLKAINRYPIDIIAHPKYGIEMDVVELAKECKRLGVYIELNGKRISMTEEEVLAAAETGVGFIVNSDAHSPEKVGDFTVQKQWIKKLNLNPDQIVNLGKIPTFRSRKLKGFD
- the murB gene encoding UDP-N-acetylmuramate dehydrogenase, with amino-acid sequence MIRFDNIEILQNENLAKYTTMGIGGDADYFIKIGDKLQLYAAIEWAQKHNLPITVIGRGSKCLISDKGIRGVVLQLVGMDSIVIDGRFAHVEAGASLIRLANLTISRGLRGLEWAVGIPASLGGALVMNAGAYGGSMADCALSVEFFNGSSFVTWPNERCEFGYRKSIFMDNPQYIISAAKLGLVPDKKEKLEQLAAEYKAKRRQSQPSGKTLGSAFKKMKDNIAPGEILDKAGLKGYTIGGAMISPVHANFIINKGNATCQDVLMLLEYMQDVIYEKTGQTPELEIRLLGEF